One genomic window of Corynebacterium massiliense DSM 45435 includes the following:
- a CDS encoding BCCT family transporter, whose amino-acid sequence MTNSDKSVPVHAGQNPPKGVDPHDPDVLDAKPKDQKFSTVDDALDDQTATGQLASMLDSASQNPDNYDESEPDKEGDKDHKVDWVVTGITGVVVLAIVIWGLAGAESFANFASAALDFVATDFGWAYILFTTIFVVFVLGLAMSKFGTIRLGRADEEPEFNTFSWIAMMFAAGMGIGLMFFGASEPLSFFRDGVPGHEEGEVGTAMASAMFHWTLHPWAIYAIVGLAIAYSTFRIGRKQLLSSAFVPLIGQKLADGWLGKLIDILSVFATVFGTACSLGLGALQIQAGLSASGFIENPSNSVVMGIVLVLTLAFVLSAVSGVGKGIQYLSNANMVLAAILAIFVFILGPTVDILNLIPGSVGAYLDNFTEMIGRTAESNPEAGEWLSTWTIFYWAWWISWSPFVGMFVARISRGRSVREFCVGVLLVPAGVSTIWFAIFGGTAIKMEQGGNSISGESSEEELFNLLQNLPLGAITSLVAMILLATFFITSADSASTVMGSLSQNGATDAKRWLTAAWGVLTAAVGITLLLTDEDALNNLQNVTIVAAAPFLIIVFLLMFAIVKDLRNDVIYLEYREAQNFQRKLARERRIHRENQRRQQLKNRRAEKQRARKA is encoded by the coding sequence ATGACTAATTCCGATAAGAGTGTGCCGGTGCATGCCGGCCAAAACCCGCCGAAAGGGGTGGATCCGCACGACCCAGACGTGCTGGATGCAAAGCCCAAAGACCAGAAGTTTTCTACCGTTGACGATGCACTAGATGACCAGACTGCCACCGGGCAGCTGGCGTCGATGCTGGATAGCGCATCGCAGAACCCGGACAACTACGACGAGAGTGAGCCGGACAAGGAAGGCGACAAGGACCACAAGGTCGACTGGGTCGTCACCGGCATTACCGGCGTTGTTGTCCTCGCCATCGTGATTTGGGGCCTGGCAGGCGCAGAGAGCTTCGCCAACTTCGCCAGCGCCGCCCTCGACTTCGTGGCCACCGACTTCGGTTGGGCCTACATCCTGTTCACCACCATCTTCGTGGTCTTCGTCCTCGGCTTGGCCATGTCCAAGTTCGGCACGATCCGCCTGGGTCGCGCCGACGAGGAACCGGAGTTCAACACGTTCTCCTGGATTGCGATGATGTTCGCAGCCGGCATGGGTATCGGCCTGATGTTCTTCGGCGCCTCCGAGCCGCTGTCCTTCTTCCGCGACGGCGTCCCGGGCCACGAGGAAGGCGAGGTCGGCACTGCCATGGCCTCGGCCATGTTCCACTGGACCCTGCACCCGTGGGCGATCTACGCGATTGTGGGTCTGGCCATTGCGTACTCGACCTTCCGCATTGGCCGTAAGCAGCTGCTGTCCTCGGCGTTCGTGCCGCTTATCGGGCAGAAGCTTGCTGATGGCTGGCTGGGCAAGCTCATCGACATCCTGTCGGTCTTCGCCACCGTCTTCGGTACCGCGTGCTCGCTGGGCCTGGGCGCCCTGCAGATTCAGGCGGGCCTGTCTGCCTCCGGCTTCATTGAGAACCCGTCCAACAGCGTTGTGATGGGCATCGTCCTGGTGCTCACCCTCGCCTTCGTGCTCTCTGCCGTGTCCGGCGTGGGCAAGGGCATCCAGTACCTGTCCAACGCGAACATGGTTCTGGCTGCCATCCTGGCCATCTTCGTGTTCATCCTCGGCCCGACCGTGGACATCCTCAACCTCATCCCGGGTTCGGTCGGCGCCTACCTGGACAACTTCACCGAGATGATCGGCCGCACCGCCGAGTCCAACCCGGAGGCAGGCGAGTGGCTGTCCACCTGGACCATCTTCTACTGGGCATGGTGGATCTCCTGGTCGCCGTTCGTCGGCATGTTCGTCGCCCGCATTTCCCGCGGCCGCTCCGTCCGCGAGTTCTGCGTGGGCGTGCTGCTCGTCCCGGCGGGCGTGTCCACCATCTGGTTCGCCATCTTCGGCGGTACCGCCATCAAGATGGAGCAGGGCGGCAACTCGATCTCCGGCGAGTCCAGCGAGGAAGAGCTGTTCAACCTGCTGCAGAACCTGCCGCTGGGGGCCATCACCAGCCTCGTGGCCATGATCCTGCTGGCGACCTTCTTCATCACCTCGGCGGACTCCGCGTCGACCGTGATGGGCTCGCTGTCCCAGAACGGTGCGACCGACGCTAAGCGTTGGCTCACCGCCGCCTGGGGTGTGCTCACCGCAGCCGTCGGCATCACCCTGCTGCTGACCGACGAGGATGCGCTGAACAACCTGCAGAATGTGACCATCGTGGCGGCCGCGCCGTTCCTGATCATCGTCTTCCTGCTGATGTTCGCCATCGTCAAGGATCTGCGCAACGACGTCATCTACCTCGAGTACCGCGAGGCGCAGAACTTCCAGCGCAAGCTTGCTCGCGAGCGCCGCATCCACCGCGAGAACCAGCGCCGCCAGCAGCTGAAGAACCGCCGCGCAGAAAAGCAGCGCGCACGCAAGGCTTAA
- the metG gene encoding methionine--tRNA ligase yields MTETVVVNVAWPYANGPRHIGHVAGFGVPSDVFARFQRMYGNDVLMVSGTDEHGTPLLVQADKEGVNVRELTDRYNRQIVEDLVGLGLSYDLFTRTTTRNHYAVVQELFKGLYENGYMVKETTKGAISPSTKRTLPDRYIEGTCPICGADDARGDQCDNCGNQLDPVDLIDPRSKINGETPEFIDTEHFLLDLPAVGEALEEWLKTRENWRPNVLKFSLNLIDDMRPRAMTRDIDWGVPVPIDGWSDNGAKKLYVWFDAVIGYLSAAIEWAHRSGTPEAWKDYWLNDDALHYYFQGKDNITFHSQIWPAELLGYAGKGSKGGEVHKYGEPKLPTEIVSSEFLTMSGSKFSSSKGVVIYVKDFLKEFGPDPLRYFISVAGPENTDTDFTWDEFVRRINNEMANGWGNLVNRTVSMAHKNFGEVPEPGALEEADKKILALAEETFDTVAESLKHSKFKAGITAAMHVVGEANAYIADQEPWKLAKDDSQRERLATVLWTALQVVSDCNVLLTPYLPHTAQKVHETLGRDGVWAAEPRIEEVHDDIPVELVGVGLPEEGHTYPIITGDYDAQQAAWKRIDVEPGTALAKPKPLIAKLDPELAETGPEWAPVMPAAAEDK; encoded by the coding sequence ATGACTGAGACTGTGGTTGTAAACGTTGCTTGGCCCTACGCCAATGGCCCGCGACATATTGGACATGTCGCGGGCTTTGGCGTTCCTTCGGACGTCTTCGCACGATTCCAGCGAATGTATGGCAACGACGTGCTCATGGTCTCCGGCACCGACGAGCACGGCACCCCGCTTTTGGTCCAGGCGGATAAGGAAGGCGTCAACGTCCGTGAACTGACGGACCGCTACAACCGCCAGATTGTCGAGGACCTGGTCGGGCTCGGCCTGTCCTACGACCTGTTTACCCGCACCACCACCCGGAACCACTACGCGGTGGTCCAGGAGCTGTTCAAGGGCCTCTACGAGAACGGCTACATGGTCAAAGAAACCACCAAGGGCGCTATCTCCCCGTCGACGAAGCGCACTCTGCCGGACCGCTACATCGAAGGCACCTGCCCCATCTGCGGCGCGGACGATGCCCGCGGCGACCAGTGCGATAACTGCGGCAACCAGCTGGATCCGGTCGACCTCATCGACCCGCGTTCCAAGATCAACGGAGAAACGCCGGAGTTCATCGACACCGAGCACTTCCTGCTCGACCTCCCGGCGGTGGGCGAGGCCCTCGAGGAGTGGCTGAAGACCCGCGAGAACTGGCGCCCGAACGTGCTGAAGTTCTCCCTCAACCTCATCGATGACATGCGCCCGCGCGCCATGACTCGCGACATCGACTGGGGCGTGCCGGTGCCTATTGATGGCTGGAGCGACAACGGTGCCAAGAAGCTCTACGTCTGGTTCGATGCGGTCATCGGTTACCTGTCTGCCGCCATCGAGTGGGCCCACCGCTCCGGCACCCCGGAGGCGTGGAAGGACTACTGGCTGAACGATGATGCCCTGCACTACTACTTCCAGGGCAAAGACAACATCACCTTCCACTCCCAGATCTGGCCGGCGGAGCTTTTGGGCTACGCGGGCAAGGGGTCCAAGGGCGGCGAGGTGCACAAGTACGGCGAGCCAAAGCTGCCCACCGAAATCGTCTCCTCGGAGTTCCTCACCATGTCGGGCTCCAAGTTCTCCTCGTCCAAGGGCGTGGTCATTTACGTCAAGGACTTCCTCAAGGAGTTCGGCCCGGATCCGCTGCGCTACTTCATCTCCGTGGCCGGCCCGGAAAACACCGACACCGACTTCACCTGGGACGAGTTCGTCCGCCGCATCAACAACGAGATGGCCAACGGCTGGGGAAACCTGGTCAACCGCACCGTGTCGATGGCGCACAAGAACTTCGGCGAGGTGCCCGAGCCGGGCGCGCTGGAGGAGGCAGACAAGAAGATCCTCGCGCTGGCTGAGGAGACCTTCGACACCGTCGCGGAGTCGCTGAAGCACTCCAAGTTCAAGGCCGGCATCACCGCCGCGATGCACGTCGTCGGCGAGGCGAACGCCTACATCGCCGACCAGGAGCCGTGGAAGCTGGCTAAGGACGACTCCCAGCGCGAGCGTCTCGCCACCGTGCTGTGGACCGCCCTGCAGGTGGTCTCGGACTGCAACGTTCTGCTCACCCCGTACCTGCCGCACACCGCGCAGAAGGTCCACGAGACCTTGGGCCGCGACGGCGTGTGGGCAGCCGAGCCGCGCATTGAGGAAGTCCACGACGACATCCCGGTCGAGCTCGTCGGCGTGGGGCTGCCGGAAGAGGGTCACACGTACCCGATCATCACCGGCGACTACGACGCGCAGCAGGCGGCGTGGAAGCGCATCGACGTAGAACCGGGCACGGCACTGGCCAAGCCGAAGCCGCTCATCGCCAAGCTGGACCCGGAGCTCGCCGAGACCGGTCCGGAGTGGGCGCCGGTCATGCCGGCCGCCGCGGAGGATAAGTAG
- a CDS encoding MFS transporter has product MAAGKTSSRSARTPSLGFGFAALAVVAAAINLRAGIASVAPVIDDIATAFDVSAGTAGLLTALPGFLFALMGWGAVPLARRAGFTPVIAAGGALITAGLALRPFVGGFPLFLVLTTAVVAGIAVGNVLLPAWIKTHVPHRQAVGLMSAYTAILGLSGAIAPLSALCFSGDAAWKWAIGVWAIPAVAQLVVWALALLRTGRDTPRGSETENQEPASGTQATAGAGSTAEERAARRAAAKAPLWKSPTAVAMLLFFGTQSSMAYTQMGWLPQMLMDQGVSSGMASVTLAILGAFNVAGGVIMPQLAARMRRLTVVPVALAALTFAGWLGVFAAPAAAPILWGTLLGIGGMCFPLAIALLAQRTKSPLVTARLSGFVQPGGYLLAGLVPLVVGWLYGLTGGWAASLWLLMIMCAGLLVFGVRATRDIYIDDELVAA; this is encoded by the coding sequence GTGGCAGCGGGGAAGACCAGTTCCCGCTCCGCTCGTACGCCCTCCCTCGGCTTCGGTTTCGCGGCGCTGGCCGTCGTCGCCGCGGCGATCAACCTGCGCGCCGGCATTGCGTCCGTGGCGCCGGTTATCGATGACATCGCCACCGCCTTCGACGTCAGCGCCGGCACCGCCGGCCTGCTTACGGCCCTCCCGGGGTTCCTCTTTGCCCTGATGGGCTGGGGCGCGGTCCCGCTGGCTCGGCGCGCCGGTTTCACTCCGGTCATTGCGGCCGGCGGCGCGCTCATCACGGCGGGTCTCGCCCTGCGCCCCTTCGTGGGCGGCTTCCCGCTGTTTCTGGTCCTGACTACCGCAGTGGTCGCCGGCATCGCGGTGGGCAACGTGCTGTTGCCCGCGTGGATCAAAACCCACGTGCCGCACCGCCAAGCGGTCGGCCTCATGTCGGCGTACACCGCGATCTTGGGGCTGTCCGGCGCCATCGCCCCGCTGTCCGCCCTGTGCTTCAGCGGCGATGCCGCCTGGAAGTGGGCCATCGGAGTGTGGGCCATTCCGGCGGTGGCGCAGCTCGTTGTGTGGGCACTGGCCCTCTTGCGCACTGGGCGCGACACCCCGCGCGGGTCCGAGACCGAAAATCAGGAACCAGCGTCCGGCACCCAGGCCACCGCTGGTGCGGGCAGCACCGCCGAAGAGCGCGCGGCGCGCCGAGCCGCGGCCAAGGCCCCGCTGTGGAAATCGCCGACCGCGGTGGCGATGCTCCTCTTCTTTGGCACCCAGTCCTCCATGGCGTACACGCAGATGGGTTGGCTGCCGCAGATGCTCATGGACCAGGGCGTGAGCTCCGGCATGGCGAGCGTCACGCTGGCCATCTTGGGCGCGTTCAACGTCGCGGGTGGCGTCATCATGCCGCAGCTGGCCGCCCGGATGCGTCGCCTGACCGTCGTGCCAGTAGCCCTCGCCGCCCTGACGTTCGCGGGCTGGCTCGGGGTCTTTGCCGCCCCGGCCGCGGCGCCGATCCTGTGGGGCACGCTGCTGGGCATCGGCGGTATGTGCTTCCCACTGGCTATCGCTCTGCTCGCGCAGCGCACCAAGTCGCCGCTGGTGACCGCCCGCCTGTCCGGTTTCGTGCAACCCGGCGGTTACCTGCTCGCCGGCCTCGTGCCGCTCGTGGTCGGCTGGCTCTACGGGCTCACCGGCGGGTGGGCGGCCTCCCTGTGGCTGTTGATGATCATGTGCGCAGGTCTTTTAGTGTTCGGCGTGCGCGCCACCCGCGATATCTACATCGATGACGAACTGGTGGCGGCGTAG
- a CDS encoding GNAT family N-acetyltransferase has product MDIRLATHDDAAAIADIFNWATAQPDFNLVTWEEDADSRRAWMDGIFDSGFPVFVADEDGKVLGFAAYMQFVTPGLYYGTAEDTIYVSPTARGKGVGSALLKAVVDHAAGNDYVETIISYIVDTNAASLALHKKFGFKETGRMPNIHTKQGRRLGLVHLQLDFDRGRNHRDR; this is encoded by the coding sequence ATGGATATCCGCCTAGCCACACACGACGACGCAGCTGCCATCGCCGACATCTTCAACTGGGCCACCGCCCAGCCGGACTTCAACCTGGTCACGTGGGAGGAAGACGCGGACTCCCGACGGGCCTGGATGGACGGGATTTTTGATTCCGGTTTCCCCGTCTTCGTCGCCGACGAGGACGGCAAGGTACTCGGATTTGCCGCCTACATGCAGTTTGTCACCCCGGGCCTGTACTACGGCACCGCGGAAGACACCATCTACGTCTCCCCCACCGCCCGTGGCAAGGGCGTGGGCAGCGCGCTGCTCAAGGCGGTGGTGGACCACGCCGCCGGCAACGACTACGTGGAGACCATCATCTCCTACATCGTGGACACCAACGCCGCCTCGCTGGCGCTACACAAGAAGTTTGGATTCAAAGAAACCGGCCGCATGCCGAACATCCACACCAAGCAGGGCCGCCGCCTGGGCCTAGTGCACCTGCAGCTGGATTTCGACCGCGGCCGTAACCACCGCGACCGTTAG
- a CDS encoding TatD family hydrolase, with protein sequence MSKKKPRPTPQPAEYIPQLVDAHTHLTSCGAHTSAEVGEFVQRAVDAGVEKICTVGDGVEESALALEAAHVNDRVWAACALHPTRAHELDDAAKKRLADMAADPRCVAVGETGIDTYWIHHEPEKTATIEQQEESLRWHSELAKKVGKPLMIHNREGDEELFRILDDAPQPDTIILHCFSSPLAAAKKALERGYILSFAGNVTFKRNTEMREAAGLAPEGQLLIETDAPYMTPEPYRGTRNEPAFIGHTAKCVAEARGQSVADVAAEVSATFDRVYGL encoded by the coding sequence ATGTCGAAGAAGAAGCCGCGTCCCACGCCCCAGCCCGCCGAGTACATCCCGCAGCTTGTCGATGCCCACACGCACCTGACCTCCTGCGGCGCCCACACGAGCGCCGAGGTCGGCGAGTTCGTCCAGCGCGCGGTTGACGCCGGAGTGGAAAAGATCTGCACGGTCGGCGACGGTGTCGAAGAGTCTGCTCTCGCCTTAGAAGCCGCCCACGTGAACGACCGGGTGTGGGCCGCGTGCGCGCTGCACCCGACGCGGGCGCATGAGCTTGACGATGCCGCGAAGAAGCGCCTGGCAGACATGGCTGCGGACCCGCGGTGCGTGGCGGTGGGAGAGACCGGCATCGATACCTACTGGATCCACCACGAACCGGAGAAGACGGCGACCATCGAGCAGCAGGAAGAATCGCTGCGCTGGCACAGTGAGCTGGCCAAGAAGGTGGGAAAGCCGCTGATGATCCACAACCGCGAAGGCGACGAGGAACTTTTCCGCATTCTTGACGATGCCCCGCAGCCCGACACCATCATCCTGCACTGCTTCTCCTCGCCGCTGGCCGCGGCGAAAAAGGCACTGGAGCGCGGCTACATCTTGTCGTTTGCCGGCAACGTGACCTTCAAGCGCAACACCGAGATGCGCGAGGCGGCCGGGCTGGCGCCGGAGGGCCAGCTGCTCATCGAGACGGATGCGCCGTACATGACCCCCGAGCCGTACCGCGGCACCCGTAACGAGCCGGCGTTTATCGGCCACACCGCGAAGTGCGTGGCCGAGGCGCGCGGTCAGTCCGTCGCGGACGTGGCTGCGGAGGTCTCTGCCACGTTCGACCGCGTGTACGGGCTGTAG
- a CDS encoding PrsW family intramembrane metalloprotease produces MDNKLNAYVPPLPRYEKPAPPEAPQGSSWLFRIVLIVMSIAGFALFAANTVFSFFSSPVGNAIGLAFTILYAVIAIWLIRRSPMYPKHTPGSFRFWWAVACLLWGGGAGLVFSLAVGTPVTELTQRSGWEDSLFSWGGAYPEEIGKALGVAVILFSFKHLTRPWHGAVTGLMIGLGFETSENIGYGGMGAMMDPNSDVMGSLASWGGRMVAGVGLHMITTAIAGWGIGWAVFALRRSLGSRIAGALGCFLIGFAIHFAWNYTIDNPIAMIVKSVTVALVMYAALFVLITRGNEAARREQHGPCTPRSISADGAPQPAAGYSPYTRSNVAETSAATSATD; encoded by the coding sequence GTGGATAACAAGCTCAACGCGTATGTGCCGCCGCTCCCGCGCTACGAAAAGCCCGCTCCCCCGGAGGCACCGCAAGGCTCCAGCTGGCTGTTTAGGATCGTGCTCATCGTCATGAGCATCGCGGGCTTTGCGCTGTTCGCAGCCAACACTGTCTTTAGCTTCTTCAGCTCCCCGGTGGGCAATGCGATCGGCCTCGCGTTCACCATCTTGTACGCGGTCATCGCCATCTGGCTTATCCGCCGCTCGCCGATGTACCCGAAGCACACACCCGGCTCTTTCCGGTTCTGGTGGGCCGTCGCGTGCCTCCTCTGGGGCGGCGGCGCAGGCCTCGTCTTCAGCCTGGCCGTAGGCACCCCGGTCACGGAACTTACCCAGCGCTCCGGGTGGGAGGATTCGCTGTTTTCCTGGGGCGGTGCCTACCCCGAGGAGATCGGCAAGGCGCTCGGCGTGGCCGTCATCCTGTTCAGCTTCAAGCACCTCACCCGGCCGTGGCACGGCGCCGTCACCGGCCTCATGATCGGCCTGGGCTTTGAGACCTCCGAGAACATCGGCTACGGCGGAATGGGCGCCATGATGGATCCGAATTCGGATGTCATGGGCTCGCTCGCCTCCTGGGGCGGGCGCATGGTCGCCGGCGTGGGCCTGCACATGATCACCACCGCCATCGCCGGCTGGGGCATCGGCTGGGCGGTCTTCGCCCTGCGCCGCTCGCTCGGTAGCCGCATCGCCGGCGCACTCGGTTGTTTCCTTATCGGTTTTGCCATCCACTTCGCGTGGAATTACACCATTGACAACCCGATCGCGATGATCGTGAAGTCAGTCACCGTCGCCCTGGTTATGTACGCCGCCCTGTTCGTGCTCATCACCCGCGGCAATGAGGCCGCCCGCCGCGAGCAGCATGGGCCGTGCACGCCGCGCTCGATCTCCGCCGACGGGGCGCCACAGCCAGCTGCGGGCTACAGCCCGTACACGCGGTCGAACGTGGCAGAGACCTCCGCAGCCACGTCCGCGACGGACTGA
- a CDS encoding PrsW family glutamic-type intramembrane protease, whose protein sequence is MTQTTTTDSSRRDILFRFVLSVFVLAGAGFFFIGGVSLVPDSPAGAGLGYAFFLIAAVLAVIIFRRSFLFPRRATGWFTFWWVVSCLSWGVISQLVVVVQQPIQKLVDYVGWEDAQFAWGGAYPEEIFKAVGVVVVLFSFRTLTKPWHGLLTGLFIGFADGAFENTDYTYAGALADPNSDLHGAMELLTARLAHGTLFLHIATTALAGWGIGWAVFATTRPMWKRVGCALSCFMGAFLFHFGWNYRVDTPFVMAHDIIFTGGALVIVGYLIWRAHRIARKDRAERRATEHAERGSAEESSLRAIPERVAAP, encoded by the coding sequence ATGACTCAGACGACTACTACCGATTCTTCCCGGCGCGACATCCTGTTCCGCTTCGTCCTCAGCGTTTTCGTGCTCGCAGGCGCCGGCTTTTTCTTCATCGGCGGTGTCAGCCTCGTTCCAGATTCCCCCGCGGGCGCCGGCCTGGGCTATGCATTCTTCCTTATCGCCGCGGTGCTCGCCGTCATCATCTTCCGGCGCTCATTTCTGTTTCCCCGGCGCGCGACCGGGTGGTTTACCTTCTGGTGGGTCGTCTCCTGCCTTTCGTGGGGAGTCATCTCCCAACTGGTCGTGGTTGTCCAACAACCCATTCAGAAGCTGGTCGACTACGTCGGCTGGGAGGACGCCCAGTTTGCCTGGGGCGGCGCCTACCCGGAGGAGATCTTCAAGGCCGTGGGCGTCGTCGTGGTGCTGTTCAGCTTCCGCACCCTGACTAAACCGTGGCACGGGTTGCTCACCGGCCTGTTCATCGGCTTCGCGGACGGCGCCTTCGAAAACACCGACTACACCTACGCCGGCGCACTCGCGGATCCAAACTCCGACCTGCACGGCGCGATGGAGCTGCTCACCGCGCGCCTCGCCCACGGCACGCTCTTTTTGCACATAGCCACCACCGCCCTGGCCGGCTGGGGCATCGGCTGGGCCGTCTTTGCCACCACCCGCCCCATGTGGAAGCGGGTGGGCTGCGCGCTCAGCTGCTTTATGGGGGCATTCCTCTTCCACTTCGGGTGGAACTACCGCGTTGATACCCCCTTCGTCATGGCACACGACATCATCTTCACCGGCGGCGCCCTGGTCATCGTGGGATACCTGATCTGGCGCGCGCACCGCATTGCTCGGAAGGACCGGGCGGAACGTCGCGCGACAGAGCACGCTGAGCGAGGATCGGCGGAAGAATCCTCCCTGCGGGCGATACCCGAGCGGGTAGCGGCCCCCTAA
- a CDS encoding resuscitation-promoting factor — MSTANQIKRLNNTRSIPLRVATGGVVGALAVGGVVAATSQKDITVDYNGDEIQLATFSSDVKGALESADLEVSDKDLVYPAPSEQVDKGDTITVRTAKPVAVSIDGEEKNFDSTALTVEDLVKSLDKVQPGSAVTADGKKLDADERVADGMNLDVVSPKIVAINNGGKTTYTQIAAKTVGDVLKERGIKLGADDKVSPGENTPLKNGQTITVDKFTEDEVKETESFDAEPHYVDDPELAEGTEEVREEGTPGEKEITYTVKSRNGEEFSREVKDEKELKPATPATIARGTKPAEENSAAGKAGAGDSAQSGNTGAAAPAVANGGVWDSIAQCESGGDWSINTGNGYSGGLQFDPGTWAAHGGTQYAPDASQATREQQIAVAEKIQASQGWGAWPACTSKLGIR, encoded by the coding sequence ATGTCTACTGCGAACCAGATCAAGCGGTTGAATAACACCCGCTCCATCCCGCTGCGCGTGGCCACCGGCGGTGTCGTCGGTGCCCTCGCCGTCGGCGGCGTGGTCGCTGCTACCAGCCAGAAGGACATCACCGTTGACTACAACGGCGACGAGATCCAGCTGGCTACGTTCTCCTCCGACGTCAAGGGTGCTCTGGAATCTGCAGACCTGGAGGTCTCCGACAAGGACTTGGTCTACCCGGCCCCGTCCGAGCAGGTGGACAAGGGTGACACCATCACGGTGCGCACCGCCAAGCCGGTGGCGGTGTCCATCGACGGCGAGGAGAAGAACTTCGACTCCACCGCGCTGACCGTCGAGGACCTGGTGAAGTCCCTGGACAAGGTGCAGCCGGGCTCCGCCGTGACTGCCGATGGCAAAAAGCTCGACGCTGACGAGCGCGTGGCCGATGGCATGAACCTGGATGTCGTCTCGCCGAAGATCGTCGCCATCAACAATGGTGGCAAGACCACCTACACCCAGATCGCCGCCAAGACGGTCGGCGACGTGCTCAAGGAGCGCGGCATCAAGCTGGGCGCGGACGACAAGGTCTCGCCGGGCGAGAACACCCCGCTGAAGAATGGCCAGACCATCACGGTGGACAAGTTCACCGAGGATGAGGTGAAAGAAACCGAGTCCTTCGACGCGGAGCCGCATTACGTGGACGACCCGGAGCTGGCGGAAGGTACCGAGGAGGTCCGCGAGGAAGGCACCCCGGGCGAAAAGGAAATTACCTACACGGTGAAATCCCGCAACGGCGAGGAGTTCTCCCGTGAGGTCAAGGACGAAAAGGAACTAAAGCCCGCCACCCCGGCGACCATCGCGCGCGGCACCAAGCCGGCGGAGGAGAACTCCGCGGCCGGCAAGGCAGGCGCTGGTGATTCCGCGCAGTCCGGCAACACCGGTGCTGCCGCCCCGGCCGTGGCCAACGGCGGTGTGTGGGATTCCATCGCCCAGTGCGAGTCCGGCGGCGATTGGTCCATCAACACCGGTAACGGTTACTCCGGCGGCTTGCAGTTCGACCCGGGCACCTGGGCCGCGCACGGCGGCACCCAGTACGCGCCGGACGCCAGCCAGGCCACCCGTGAGCAGCAGATTGCCGTCGCGGAGAAGATTCAGGCCTCCCAGGGCTGGGGCGCATGGCCTGCCTGCACCTCGAAGTTGGGTATCCGATAG
- the rsmA gene encoding 16S rRNA (adenine(1518)-N(6)/adenine(1519)-N(6))-dimethyltransferase RsmA, giving the protein MPYSLLGPADIRELATELDVTPTKKWGQNFLHDANTVRRIVAAADIDASDHVVEVGPGLGSLTLGLMEAAGAVTAVEIDPRLAERLPRTVEQRATDADGAARLTVVHKNALQVGADDIPADPTGQEPAGQAPTALVANLPYNVAVPVILHLLRTFPSIRRVLVMVQLEVAARLVAQPGTKIYGVPSVKAAFYGEARQAGKIGKHVFWPEPNIESGLVRIDRHPAGAEPWPVTEEERAKVWPIIDAAFAQRRKTLRAALSGHYGSGAAAEEALRAAGIDPRQRGEKIGVADFVRLANVDVAHDAPAHGEGA; this is encoded by the coding sequence ATGCCTTATAGCCTCCTTGGCCCCGCCGATATCCGCGAGCTCGCCACCGAGCTCGACGTGACCCCCACCAAGAAGTGGGGGCAGAATTTCCTGCACGATGCCAACACGGTGCGCCGCATCGTGGCGGCGGCGGATATTGATGCTTCCGATCACGTCGTCGAGGTAGGCCCCGGTCTTGGTTCCCTGACCCTGGGGCTGATGGAAGCCGCCGGCGCGGTCACCGCCGTCGAAATCGATCCGCGCCTGGCCGAGCGCCTGCCGCGCACCGTAGAGCAGCGCGCCACGGATGCAGACGGCGCTGCCAGGCTCACCGTCGTGCACAAGAACGCGCTGCAGGTGGGCGCCGACGACATCCCGGCTGACCCCACTGGGCAGGAGCCGGCTGGCCAGGCGCCTACCGCGCTGGTGGCGAACCTGCCGTACAACGTCGCGGTCCCGGTCATCCTGCACTTGCTGCGCACCTTTCCCTCCATCCGGCGCGTGCTGGTGATGGTGCAGCTCGAGGTCGCCGCGCGCCTCGTGGCCCAGCCCGGCACGAAGATTTACGGTGTGCCCAGTGTGAAGGCAGCCTTCTACGGCGAGGCCCGGCAGGCCGGGAAGATAGGCAAGCACGTCTTTTGGCCGGAGCCGAACATCGAGTCGGGCCTGGTGCGTATCGATAGGCATCCGGCGGGCGCGGAACCCTGGCCGGTGACCGAAGAAGAGCGGGCAAAGGTGTGGCCGATTATCGATGCCGCCTTCGCCCAGCGCCGCAAGACCCTCCGCGCTGCGCTGTCCGGGCACTACGGCTCCGGCGCGGCCGCCGAGGAGGCCCTGCGCGCCGCCGGCATTGATCCGCGGCAGCGCGGCGAGAAGATCGGTGTGGCCGATTTCGTGCGCCTGGCCAACGTGGACGTAGCCCACGACGCTCCCGCTCACGGGGAGGGTGCCTAA